GGCCTGATCAAATCTACGGGAAATACATCAAATGTCGCAACACTCACAAGCCCGACCACGGCACCTGTCCGGTGCCTTCAGCACCCTTTGTTCAGCCGTGCCCCGCGCGGCCCTGCGCCGACTCTGGCCGCTGTGTCTCGTCGGCGCCTCGCTTGCGCTATTGCCCTTGCCAGGCAACGCGGCCATCATCAGCGCCTACAATGACCCTAACCTGTTCGGGACGCTCGACCAACAGGAGGTGGGCTTCATCGGCGACTCGGCCTGCGCACCCACCTCGGTCGTCAATTCTTTTGTTTATCTGGAGCGGCGGTATCCGGCAATCTTCGGCCGGAGTCTGGTGCCGGACACGGACACTGACAGCCAGTACGATCCGGAGGAATTGAAGGCGGTCGCCTTGACCCTGGCCGGTCCGAATTACATGGCTACGACCGAGCAGAGCGGAACGCAGGACGGCTACATGGCCTTTGGTAAGGAGAAGTACATGGAGGAAAAGGCACCGGACAAGACCCTCTACCGCGCCGTCGCCGAGGGGTCCTGGGACGGGCCCTCGGGGTCGCAGCCCGACTGGTACCAGGCGAGTACCGTGCCCACCATCGAGTTTCTATACGAGGTATTGTCGGGCGCTTTCGATGTGGAGGTGGGGGTGACCTGGACCACCCCCGGCGAGACCGGGGGTCACTGGATAACCGCTTATGGTCTGACGTTCGACACCCTGACCAAGGTTGGGTCGCTGAGTTTCATCGATCCGTGGAAGGCGGTCGACCTCACCGGTCTCCTCGAGATCCTGGGTAACGGCAAGATCCAACTGACCTATACTCTAAATTGAAATTATTTGAGATTTTCTAATGCGCTGAAACTTTAAAGAAAACAGGGTCTTCATTTCGCTTTTGCATTGAGCGTTCGCATCGCTCAAGCAGTTTGATATTGCGCTCTTGAATTTCGGAAAATCCTCGTAATATTTTGAATAAAGTGCTTTTTTCTTTACGTATCTCCATAATCTTTCGATCAGATTAAGATTTGGTGAGTAGGGAGGTAGATAAAGCAGATCGATTTTCAGCTCTTGTGCAAGCTCAGCCACAATGCGACATTTTTGGTATTTTGCATTATCTAAAATCAGTGTGATGGCTTCGCCAATGTGACATGCAGCAATCTTACGTAGGAGCGCGCAAACACTGATCGCGTCAATATATGTATCATTGGTGACCGTGACGATATCATGGGTCACAGCATTCAGGGCACCCAAGACATTAAATCGCTTACGGCCAGCAGGCGCTTTGATAAATAGGCGCGTAAATGACCACAGGAAACCCAAAAATGGAGCAAGTACAAAATGGGCGGCATCAACGAAATAGACGTGACGATTCCCGGCTATCGCCTCATTCAGAATTGGTTGTAACTTGTTGTTTATAAATGCTTCCTGTTCGTCGGGATCACCTTTTGCTGGAACCATCCCGACTTTTCTCCGATACATGCCGATAGAAAGCAAGAAGGTGCGAACGCTACCGAGACTACGCTTGATACCGGTTAGTTTTTCAATTTCAGAAGCGGTCTCCTTTAA
The DNA window shown above is from Candidatus Thiodictyon syntrophicum and carries:
- a CDS encoding IS630 family transposase, translating into MYNCEFPNRDKDIIEKARLYDSSPVIRKRMSILWYKSLGYSNHEIARLSSASGNTIITTIRSYIDGGLDKVMKRRPYRPQSELQDHRYLLKKHFSEHPPGSLKETASEIEKLTGIKRSLGSVRTFLLSIGMYRRKVGMVPAKGDPDEQEAFINNKLQPILNEAIAGNRHVYFVDAAHFVLAPFLGFLWSFTRLFIKAPAGRKRFNVLGALNAVTHDIVTVTNDTYIDAISVCALLRKIAACHIGEAITLILDNAKYQKCRIVAELAQELKIDLLYLPPYSPNLNLIERLWRYVKKKALYSKYYEDFPKFKSAISNCLSDANAQCKSEMKTLFSLKFQRIRKSQIISI